The DNA window GTAGCCGTAGGGGATGCGCCGCAGATCGGTCTCCACCACCTCGGCCCGTCGAATGATGCCGATGCGATCGAGGTCGTCGACCACGCGTTCGATCATCACCGCGTCCGACATCTCCTCGAGCGGGTGTCCGGGCGGCATGGTGATCTCGGCCACCAGCGACGACGTGCCCGGGCGCACCGTGTTGGGAGAGAAGAACCCCATGAAGCAGACCCGATGGGGCAGCACGGTCTCGTCGGGGATGTAGATGGCGCTCTTGTCGAGAAGCGATTCGTTGCCGACCGCGACGAGCACCACCCGCATGGCGTTGTAGCGAAGGCGCGCAACGGCTGCTTCGACCTCGGGGGGAACGCCGTCGATGACCTTGATGGCCTCGTGAATGGGAAAGGCCACGACGAGGCGCTCGAAATCGTGACGCTCACGCCCGTCGAACACGCGCCACCCGCGCCCATGGCGCTCCACCCGCTGAACGCCGGCGCCGCATCGCACCACGGCGTCATCGCGCCGAAGCGCGTGCACAAGCGATTCGAAACCGCCGTGGAGCGGATAGCGGAAGTAGAGCTGATGGGTGTAGCCCTCGGTGCTGATGCCGAGTGCCGACTTCACCACGTCTTCCATGGGCGGACGGGGGATGCGCTCGACCCACACCGTGTCGGTCTCGCGGGGTTCGAGCTTCCAGATCTTGCGGTTGTAGGGAATGAGATACTTGTCAGCGATGGCTCGCCCGAATACCCGGTAGGCCCACTCCTCGAGGTTCGCGCTCGTGCCCTCGGCGTCGGGGGCCTGACCGGCCTTGAGGTAATCGATGAGGCACGCATACCGGTCATCTACATCGAGGGCGGCCAGATCGTTCTCGAACGGGTACTTGACATACCGGCCTTTGTAGAGAATGGTGTTGAGGCGACGGCACTGGTTGATGTTCTCCCCGAGCACCGTGTTCACCAGATCGTTCACCTGCTGATGCTTCGAGAACAAGATGTGCCCGCCGATGTCGTAGCCGAAGCCGTTCTTCCAGAACGTACGGCACAGCCCCCCGATGCGCTCGTCGCGCTCGAGCACCATCGACGGACGGCGCAGGAAGCGCTGCAACGTGATTCCGCTGATTCCGCCTCCGAGGATGCCGATGCTCATGTGAATCGTGCTCTCCAGATCCGCTTCATGGTCCACACCGCGCTCTCGAGGGGGCGCATGGTCGACTCCCCGATGCGTGGGCGGTAATCGATGTTCACCATGCCGACGCGACGCCCCATGCACATGGGCCGCAGCAGCAGCTCGACCGGCAGCGGTATCCAGGGCGCGGTTCGCCACCGCGGACCGAGGGTCAACAGAAAGCCGCCCACGCCGCACAGCAGCAGCTCACAGCGCAATGTGGTCATCAGCGGGCTTGCGTCGAGCCAGGCGCGGACCCGGTCCCGTCGCCACAGGGCCCACATCCCGAGCAGGAGAAGCGCGCTGAGATTGATGAAACCCAGGTATGGCGCGCTCTCGCCAGTCTGCGAGCTCTCCTGCGCCAGCCCCCTCCAGTCGAGCATGGGGTGATACGTGCGAGGAAACAGGTAGTCACGGGGAAGACACGAGTTCACAACGCTGTGCTCGATAGGGCGCGCAAACTCCACATGATTCTCCCGATCGAAGGCGCGCTGCTCGGCATACATCCAGAGCACCGGCGCCTCGACCACGACAAACACGAACATCGAGGCGGCCACGGCCACGGCGAGACGGCGCGCGCCAAGGCGGCGTGCGCTGCAGAAGAGAAAGACAGCCAGCAGCCCCAACCCCATGAGGCCGAGGTACTCGTGGGCGCCGGCAAGCAGCGCGGCACACGCGCCCAGAAGCCCCCAGTGCGCGGCTCGGAAGCCCGCGCGCCGATCGCGCAGCTGCAGCGCGAACATGATGTTGATGTAGAACGCCTGTCCGAGGTAGGCGTCCTGGTACGTGTGCACCAGCAACGTGGGCGCCGTGAAGAAGAGGAACCCGCCGACCGCCGCTGCAGGCCGACACAGGCCCCCGACGCGCAGCAGGCCGTACATCGAGAGCCCGTTGGCGAACAGGGTGCAGAGCGCCATCAGGTTGAAGGCGAACCACGGATTGGTGAGCCGCGAGAGCGCGAGCAGGGGCATGGAGAACGCATGCTCCAGGGGGCTGTAGGTGAGCGGCAGGGGGAGATCGAGGAAGGCCCGGGTGGAGATGGAGGTGCCGCTGGCCCAGGCTTGGAGCAGGGCGTGCCCCTGGCCGAAGATCTGCTCACTGTCGAAGCTTCCGAGAAACAGCTGGCGACGCGCCAGCATCGCTGCGACTACCGCGGCCACCGACAGTGCAACAAGCGCGAGCAGTACAAGCTCGGCCCCAAGCCCGGGCGGGTCAGCCTCCATCGCCCTGCCTGTATCGCAATGCGAGATTGCGCTGTCTGACGCAGCGTCCGCGCTCAAGGCAGAATCCTCACACCCCAGAATGGCACGCCCAGCACCCGCCCATCCGTCGAATGCGGGTCGATGTCGCGCGGAATCCAGGGTTTCGTTCTCAGCGTGATACGTTGAGAGCGGCCCGATGCCTCGGTGAAGTAGCGCATCAACAAGGTTCGCCCCGAAGCAGGCGTAATCCCCGACCAGACGATGCTGCCCCCAACGCTGACCTCGAGTGGGCGCTCGACTCCGCCAGACAGGCGTACCTCGAGATGATGCGCCTCAGAGCCGTCCGGAGGGGGAACCTCGAGGACCGCTTCGCCGCTGGTCCAGCGAAAGTCGTGCCCATCCGGCGCTGTCTCCATTCCATTGAAGCCCGTCACGCGAACCGACGGGTGCGGATGCAGTCCGAGAACGGTTCGCGGGGTGATGCGGTAACGCGGCGGGAGCCACACGCCGCTTCGGCCCCAGAGCACCACGCGATCGTTCTCCTCGGCCTCCACGAATCGGGGATGCCCTGCATCTCTCCAGCCCCGTGGCGCCAGCACGAAGTCGGCATCGCACGTCGTCGAGCAACCCTCGAAGCGCACCCCTCGCAACCGATCATCGTACCGCTCGAGATAGCGCTCGTCGCCCCCGTTGACCCACCCCACGCGAGCCGCGCCGATGGAGGAGAGCGTACCCTCGAGACGAGATGACGAGATCACGGGAAGGTGCTGGGGCAGCAGCGACACCCAGCCGATGGCGAGCGCCATGAGCGCCAGCGCGGCCAGGCTCTCTCGCCACGCAATCTGCATCGACAGGGCGCGGAGGGGAACAACGCCCCCCTCGTGACCGCGAAGGAAGCGCATGACAGGCTCCTCCACGAAGCGATGCACGGCAAGCCCGACGACCGTGAGCGAGAAGATGAACAAGACCGCGAACGCGGGCTGGTCGACGAACCCGTCCCAGCCAGACACGAGATGGGCCAACAGCAACAACGGTTCCTGCAAGATGTAGACGGCGTAGCTGGCGCATCCGAGGCGCACGAGCAGGCGACTGCCCAGGATGTCGGCCACCGCACCGCCCATGAGCAGTCCCCAGATGAGCACGGCGAAGAGCGGTGCGAGAAGGGTGTTGTGCACATAGATGAACCAGGGCCCCTGGTGCATGGAGAGCATCGTCGCGATCACCAGGCAGGTTCCCGACAGCACGTCGCCGAGCCGTCGATTCGATCGGCATCCCCACGCGCTGTACCATCGGCCCAGCACAATGCCGATGACGAACTCGGGAAGATGGATGATGGGGTTGAACTTCACGAACCACCGATCCCAGTCGACGAAGGCCGGTTCCAGCCCGCGAGCGTGATCGAACCCGCGCGTCATGGCCAGCCCGATCAGCCACGCAACCGTCGTGGCAGCCAACATGCCGCGACGCGTTCGAACCTTGAGCACAAGCGGAACGAGAAGCGGAAACGTGAGATAGAAGAAGATCTCGCATGTGTTGGTCCACGCCGCGATGTTCCAGCTCACCGCATAACGAGGCAGCCACCCGCTGAGCATGAGTGCCGAGGCGACGAACGATCCCCACGTGCCGCGCAGGGGGATGTCCCACGCCAGGCGCAACGCGAGCAGCAGAAACAGTGCCAGCAGATGGCACGGGTAGAGGCGCGATAGTCGCGCCAGCCAGAACCTGCGCACATCGACCGTCAGGCCCGAATCGGCGTTGACGTACTTGTAGGTGAGGATGAAGCCGCTCAAGACAAAGAACAGCGGCACCGTGGCAACGAACGGCAGCCACTCGAGATGAACGAGCACGACGCTCACCGCGGCAACGTAGCGAATGCCCATGAGTGGGCGAAGCTGCGTGTCGTCCACGCCAGAAGGTTCACGCACGCGCGGTCAACGCGCTCCGCAAGCGCAATGCCACCTGGGCGGGCGTGACAGTGGGTCGAGGAAGACCGGTGGGCACGCCGGACAGCGTGGCCAGCCATACGAACATCGGCCCCGTCGAGGTCGATGCGAGCGCGGAGACATCGCTCGTCACCTGCGCGTACCCGCAGGCCAGGGCAACCGCGGGCAGATCAACGCCTCGAGAGAGCGTAGGCTGCCCCCCCGTCGACTCGTGCACGCCGTTGTCGAGCACCACGTGAACGAAGTTGGGTGGCCGCTGGCGTGCGATGGCAGCGCATGCGCCGAGACGCATGAGCAGCGCCCCGTCGCCATCGATCACGATGACGCGGCGCGCCGGACAGGCGAGCGCAATCCCCAGCCCGAGCGAGGCGGCGCACCCCATCGATCCGACCATGTACAGCTGGTTGGGCGCATCCCCGAGGGCGTACAGCTGGCGACCCGTGTAGCCGGTCGACGCCACGAGGATGTCGCGGGGCTGGGCCAGCGCGCGGATTCGACGCAGCGCGTCGACGCGCGTCACCGGCGTCGGCGAGGAGGTCGCGCTCTGCTGCGGGCTGCCGGCTGTCGCGCCGAGAAATCGGGTGGGGGGCGCAGAGGGCGGTTCGGCCGTCGCGATCCCCCCCTGCGTGTACCCTGCGTCAAGACATGCCTCAGTATGGGGCCGCGCGGCGAAGGTGCCTCTCTCGACCACGAGCGCTTGTGAGCGCCCTCTCTCGCGCAACGCCGCCACAGCGCCATCGAGCACGACCTTCCAGGCGTCGGGCGCACGCGGGAGCACCTGCCACTCCACCCGCATGAGCTCGAGCATCTGTATGGTGATGTCGCCCATGAGCGCGTGTTGCGGCTCATCATCAGCGCCGCCCCGTCGCGTCACGATGAGCAGGACAGGCGTCTCGAAGACGTGGGCCAGCGACGTGAGCGGGTTGACCGCATTGCCCAGGCCGGCGTTCTGCATGTAAACCACAGCCGAGCCGCCCCCGACATGGGCGCCCACGGCCACCGCGACGGCATCGCCCTCGTTGGCCACCGGCACGTGACGCAGGCCAGGTTCGCCTTCGACGACCTCGAGAAGCGGCGTGAGGAACGAGCACGGCACACCGCTCCAGGTGTCG is part of the Pseudomonadota bacterium genome and encodes:
- a CDS encoding acyltransferase, whose protein sequence is MREPSGVDDTQLRPLMGIRYVAAVSVVLVHLEWLPFVATVPLFFVLSGFILTYKYVNADSGLTVDVRRFWLARLSRLYPCHLLALFLLLALRLAWDIPLRGTWGSFVASALMLSGWLPRYAVSWNIAAWTNTCEIFFYLTFPLLVPLVLKVRTRRGMLAATTVAWLIGLAMTRGFDHARGLEPAFVDWDRWFVKFNPIIHLPEFVIGIVLGRWYSAWGCRSNRRLGDVLSGTCLVIATMLSMHQGPWFIYVHNTLLAPLFAVLIWGLLMGGAVADILGSRLLVRLGCASYAVYILQEPLLLLAHLVSGWDGFVDQPAFAVLFIFSLTVVGLAVHRFVEEPVMRFLRGHEGGVVPLRALSMQIAWRESLAALALMALAIGWVSLLPQHLPVISSSRLEGTLSSIGAARVGWVNGGDERYLERYDDRLRGVRFEGCSTTCDADFVLAPRGWRDAGHPRFVEAEENDRVVLWGRSGVWLPPRYRITPRTVLGLHPHPSVRVTGFNGMETAPDGHDFRWTSGEAVLEVPPPDGSEAHHLEVRLSGGVERPLEVSVGGSIVWSGITPASGRTLLMRYFTEASGRSQRITLRTKPWIPRDIDPHSTDGRVLGVPFWGVRILP
- the aepY gene encoding phosphonopyruvate decarboxylase, producing MIDPCGFVRALAERGFDTWSGVPCSFLTPLLEVVEGEPGLRHVPVANEGDAVAVAVGAHVGGGSAVVYMQNAGLGNAVNPLTSLAHVFETPVLLIVTRRGGADDEPQHALMGDITIQMLELMRVEWQVLPRAPDAWKVVLDGAVAALRERGRSQALVVERGTFAARPHTEACLDAGYTQGGIATAEPPSAPPTRFLGATAGSPQQSATSSPTPVTRVDALRRIRALAQPRDILVASTGYTGRQLYALGDAPNQLYMVGSMGCAASLGLGIALACPARRVIVIDGDGALLMRLGACAAIARQRPPNFVHVVLDNGVHESTGGQPTLSRGVDLPAVALACGYAQVTSDVSALASTSTGPMFVWLATLSGVPTGLPRPTVTPAQVALRLRSALTARA